One genomic region from Chrysemys picta bellii isolate R12L10 chromosome 18, ASM1138683v2, whole genome shotgun sequence encodes:
- the NAIF1 gene encoding nuclear apoptosis-inducing factor 1, translating to MAMASPLAPPAKKRKMNFSEREVEIIVEELERGKHLLINHFNAGVPLATKAAAWHDILRRVNAVATCRRELPEVKKKWSDLKTEVRRKVAQVRAAMEGGGIGQDGAGEGQDGEDPTGATATPVILTPMQQRICNLLGEATIISLPTGDCTAGDGAEIPIAASTTTVTLTQIPAETTYHSLEDGVVEYCTTEAPTTVTAEAPLEMMAHQAEASVKPQELKSRIALNSAKLLQEQRVTNLHVKEIAQHLEQQNDLLQMIRRSQEVQACAQERQAQAMEGTQAALSALIQILRPMIKDFRRFLQSNTPNPSVTADPSHVAQNGQQDGIIQ from the exons ATGGCCATGGCATCACCCCTGGCCCCCCCAGCGAAGAAGCGTAAGATGAACTTCTCGGAGCGGGAGGTGGAGATCATCGTCGAGGAGCTGGAACGAGGCAAGCACCTGCTCATCAACCACTTCAACGCGGGGGTCCCCCTGGCCACCAAGGCCGCCGCCTGGCACGACATCTTACGCCGTGTCAACGCCGTGGCCACCTGCCGCCGCGAGCTGCCGGAGGTCAAGAAGAAGTGGTCAGACCTCAAGACTGAGGTGCGGCGCAAGGTGGCGCAGGTCCGGGCCGCTATGGAAGGAGGTGGTATAGGGCAGGATGGAGCTGGCGAGGGCCAGGACGGCGAGGACCCGACTGGTGCCACAGCCACCCCTGTCATACTCACCCCCATGCAGCAGCGCATCTGCAACCTGCTGGGAGAAGCCACCATCATCAGTCTACCTACTGGGGACTGCACTGCCGGGGATGGTGCTGAGATACCCATCGCAGCCTCCACCACCACTGTCACCCTGACCCAGA TTCCTGCAGAGACAACTTACCATAGTCTGGAGGATGGAGTGGTGGAATACTGCACGACAGAGGCTCCCACAACTGTTACTGCTGAAGCACCCTTGGAGATGATGGCCCATCAAGCTGAGGCATCCGTGAAACCCCAGGAGCTGAAAAGCCGAATCGCCCTAAATTCAGCCAAGCTCCTGCAGGAGCAGCGAGTGACCAACCTACATGTGAAGGAGATCGCCCAGCACTTGGAACAGCAAAATGACCTGCTGCAGATGATCCGTCGCTCTCAGGAGGTTCAGGCATGTGCACAAGAGCGTCAGGCGCaggctatggaagggacccaggcTGCTCTGAGTGCCCTCATCCAGATCTTACGCCCCATGATCAAGGACTTCCGTCGATTCCTGCAAAGTAATACACCCAATCCTTCGGTAACTGCTGACCCCAGCCATGTGGCCCAGAATGGGCAACAAGATGGCATCATCCAATGA